A genome region from Cumulibacter manganitolerans includes the following:
- a CDS encoding NADP-dependent succinic semialdehyde dehydrogenase gives MAIATINPATGQTVKTFDPMTEAEVDAALERAATCFSSYRTTSLEQRAQWLRAAADLLEAEADDVAAMMTQEMGKTLAAAKAEALKCAKGFRYYAEHSAAMLADEPADAEAVGASKAYMRYQPMGVVLAVMPWNFPLWQTVRFAAPALMAGNVGVLKHASNVPQSALYISDVLERAGFPKGCFQTLLIPSDGVEAIVRDPRVVAATLTGSEPAGRAVAAIAGDEVKHTVLELGGSDPFIVMPSADIPKAVETAITARVQNNGQSCIAAKRFIIHTDVYDEFVDRFVDGFRALTVGDPTDDKTDVGPLATEQGREDLEKLVDGAVSAGAKVLTGGKRVDGAGWYYEPTVIADISKDMELYSAEAFGPVASVYRAADIDEAIAIANDSTFGLGGNAWTTDPAEQDRFIDEIESGQVFINGMTTSFPELGFGGIKRSGYGRELTAHGIREFCNLKTVWIA, from the coding sequence ATGGCGATCGCCACCATCAATCCGGCCACCGGCCAGACGGTCAAGACGTTCGATCCGATGACCGAAGCCGAGGTCGACGCGGCGCTCGAGCGCGCCGCCACCTGCTTCTCCTCCTACCGCACCACGAGCCTGGAGCAGCGGGCGCAGTGGCTGCGCGCCGCGGCCGACCTGCTCGAGGCCGAGGCGGACGACGTCGCCGCGATGATGACCCAGGAGATGGGCAAGACGCTGGCGGCGGCCAAGGCGGAGGCGCTCAAGTGCGCCAAGGGGTTCCGGTACTACGCCGAGCACAGCGCCGCGATGCTCGCCGACGAGCCCGCCGACGCGGAGGCGGTCGGCGCCAGCAAGGCCTACATGCGCTACCAGCCGATGGGCGTGGTGCTTGCCGTGATGCCGTGGAACTTCCCGCTGTGGCAGACGGTACGGTTCGCCGCCCCGGCGCTGATGGCCGGGAACGTCGGCGTCCTCAAGCACGCCTCGAACGTCCCGCAGTCGGCGCTGTACATCTCCGACGTCCTGGAGCGAGCGGGTTTCCCCAAGGGCTGCTTCCAGACGTTGCTCATCCCGTCGGACGGCGTCGAGGCGATCGTGCGCGACCCGCGGGTGGTCGCCGCGACGCTGACCGGCAGCGAGCCGGCCGGGCGTGCGGTGGCCGCGATCGCGGGCGACGAAGTGAAGCACACGGTGCTCGAGCTCGGCGGTAGCGATCCGTTCATCGTGATGCCCAGCGCGGACATCCCCAAGGCGGTCGAGACCGCGATCACCGCGCGGGTGCAGAACAACGGCCAGTCGTGCATCGCCGCGAAGCGATTCATCATCCACACCGACGTGTACGACGAGTTCGTCGACCGGTTCGTCGACGGCTTCCGCGCGCTCACCGTCGGCGACCCCACGGACGACAAGACGGACGTCGGACCGCTGGCGACCGAGCAGGGCCGCGAGGACCTCGAGAAGCTGGTGGACGGCGCGGTGTCCGCCGGAGCGAAGGTGCTGACCGGCGGCAAGCGGGTCGACGGGGCGGGCTGGTACTACGAGCCGACCGTCATCGCCGACATCAGCAAGGACATGGAGCTCTACTCCGCGGAGGCGTTCGGTCCGGTGGCCTCCGTCTACCGGGCCGCGGACATCGACGAGGCGATCGCCATCGCGAACGACTCGACGTTCGGCCTCGGCGGCAACGCCTGGACGACCGATCCCGCGGAGCAGGACCGCTTCATCGACGAGATCGAGTCGGGGCAGGTCTTCATCAACGGCATGACCACGTCGTTCCCCGAGCTCGGCTTCGGCGGCATCAAGCGGTCCGGCTACGGACGCGAGCTCACCGCGCACGGCATCCGCGAGTTCTGCAACCTCAAGACCGTGTGGATCGCCTGA
- a CDS encoding molybdopterin-dependent oxidoreductase, translating to MGTMHVWSRALAGVAAGVAGLGVGQLAAAAIEPESAPVLAVGASVVDLTPQPVKQWAIDTFGSSDKVFLLTVVGVVALVAFVVAGLVSRRTSRWGEVVLGALAVVCAVAAMTRPVATVLSLVPSAITGVVAVVVLRKLIPLLAAVSPRSSSERSSEAERRGDATDAAPATRRRFLQLGGAALAVGAVTLAAGQWIIATARTAARVVLPKAAQPLPPLPEGVPIDGISPFRTPSADFYRVDTALTIPSIDPGSWRLEIGGDVEHPKTLSFEDLQKYEIIERDITMTCVSNPVGGEYIGSARWLGVRVSDVLKDVGIKDGVDQIFSEDVDGMTISTPVQALTDDREAMLAFGMNGEQLPREHGFPVRLVTPGLYGFVGSTKWVTKLTATTYAAKRAYWTERDWVTDAPVLTQSRIDTPQPLSAVNAGRETHIGGVAWAQGRGISKVEVRIDDGPWQQATMGPDAGIDYWRQWYLPWTPPKGTHTLTVRATDATGQVQTTDRAEPFPSGATGQQSIVVTAP from the coding sequence ATGGGGACTATGCACGTGTGGTCGAGGGCGCTCGCCGGAGTCGCAGCCGGCGTTGCCGGCCTGGGAGTCGGCCAGCTGGCCGCGGCGGCCATCGAGCCCGAGTCCGCGCCGGTGCTGGCCGTGGGCGCGAGCGTCGTCGACCTGACCCCGCAGCCGGTCAAGCAGTGGGCGATCGACACGTTCGGCTCGAGCGACAAGGTCTTCCTGCTCACCGTCGTGGGCGTGGTGGCGCTCGTGGCGTTCGTCGTCGCGGGGCTCGTCTCGCGCCGTACGTCGAGGTGGGGCGAGGTGGTCCTGGGAGCTCTCGCGGTCGTCTGCGCGGTCGCCGCGATGACCCGGCCGGTGGCCACCGTCCTGTCGCTGGTCCCGTCTGCGATCACCGGCGTGGTGGCGGTCGTCGTGCTCCGCAAGCTCATCCCGCTCCTCGCCGCTGTCTCCCCACGGTCGTCGAGCGAACGGAGCAGCGAGGCAGAGCGACGTGGAGACGCGACCGATGCCGCCCCCGCCACCCGGCGGCGGTTCCTGCAGCTCGGCGGAGCGGCGCTCGCGGTCGGCGCCGTGACGCTCGCCGCGGGGCAGTGGATCATCGCCACCGCACGTACCGCGGCTCGCGTCGTGCTGCCCAAGGCCGCGCAGCCGCTCCCTCCGCTGCCGGAGGGCGTCCCGATCGACGGCATATCCCCGTTCCGGACGCCGAGCGCCGACTTCTACCGCGTCGACACCGCGCTCACGATCCCCAGCATCGACCCCGGCTCGTGGCGGCTGGAGATCGGCGGGGACGTCGAGCACCCGAAGACGCTGAGCTTCGAGGACCTGCAGAAGTACGAGATCATCGAACGCGACATCACGATGACCTGCGTGTCCAACCCCGTCGGCGGGGAGTACATCGGCTCAGCGCGCTGGCTGGGTGTCCGCGTCAGCGACGTCCTCAAGGACGTCGGCATCAAGGACGGCGTCGACCAGATCTTCAGCGAGGACGTCGACGGGATGACGATCTCCACGCCCGTCCAGGCGCTCACCGACGACCGCGAGGCGATGCTGGCGTTCGGGATGAACGGCGAGCAGCTGCCGCGCGAGCACGGGTTCCCGGTGCGCCTGGTGACCCCGGGTCTGTACGGCTTCGTGGGCTCGACCAAGTGGGTCACGAAGCTGACGGCCACGACGTACGCCGCCAAGCGCGCCTACTGGACCGAACGCGATTGGGTGACCGACGCGCCCGTCCTGACCCAGTCCCGCATCGACACGCCGCAGCCGCTGTCCGCGGTCAACGCCGGTCGTGAGACGCACATCGGCGGCGTCGCGTGGGCGCAGGGCAGAGGGATCAGCAAGGTCGAGGTGCGCATCGACGACGGGCCGTGGCAGCAAGCCACGATGGGCCCGGACGCCGGCATCGACTACTGGCGTCAGTGGTACCTGCCGTGGACGCCGCCGAAAGGCACCCACACGCTCACCGTGCGCGCGACCGATGCCACCGGTCAGGTCCAGACCACCGATCGCGCCGAACCCTTCCCGAGTGGCGCGACCGGTCAGCAGAGCATCGTCGTTACTGCACCCTGA
- a CDS encoding fasciclin domain-containing protein, translating to MRKTFRAGAAAALIAFPLMMAGCSSDTNDPATSSSGGSSMSEPMSDTGSASGSGSSASMSDPSASAMAQPFGPGCAAVPKDGAGSFDGMAKDPVATAASNNPALSTLVAAVKQANLVDTLNSAKDITVFAPTNDAFAAVPKQTLDAAMADPSGLLTKVLTNHVVQGKLTPDQLAGEHTTLGGGKITVTGSGTDFMVGQAKVVCGNVTTANATVYIIDQVLLPA from the coding sequence ATGAGGAAGACTTTCCGCGCAGGCGCCGCAGCGGCCCTGATCGCGTTCCCGCTGATGATGGCCGGCTGCAGCAGCGACACCAACGACCCGGCGACGTCGAGCAGCGGTGGCAGCTCGATGTCCGAGCCGATGAGCGACACCGGCTCGGCCTCGGGCTCGGGCTCGTCCGCGTCGATGTCCGATCCGTCGGCGAGCGCGATGGCGCAGCCGTTCGGGCCCGGATGCGCCGCGGTGCCGAAGGACGGCGCGGGCTCGTTCGACGGCATGGCGAAGGATCCGGTCGCGACCGCGGCCAGCAACAACCCCGCGCTGTCGACGCTGGTGGCGGCGGTGAAGCAGGCGAATCTGGTCGACACGCTCAACAGCGCGAAGGACATCACGGTGTTCGCGCCGACGAACGACGCGTTCGCCGCCGTGCCTAAGCAGACGCTGGATGCCGCGATGGCCGATCCCAGCGGCCTGCTGACCAAGGTGCTGACCAACCACGTCGTGCAGGGCAAGCTCACCCCGGATCAGCTCGCGGGCGAGCACACCACGCTCGGCGGCGGGAAGATCACCGTCACGGGGTCCGGCACCGACTTCATGGTCGGCCAGGCCAAGGTCGTCTGCGGCAACGTGA